The Desulfocurvus vexinensis DSM 17965 genome includes a window with the following:
- a CDS encoding CBS domain-containing protein, whose protein sequence is MLKAKDIMTPKPITLAPDADIATAARTLLDARVNGLPVVDASGALVGVLCQSDLVAQQKTLRLPSVFTLLDGLIPLSSTRDLEREMERIAALTVGQAMSPDPVTVAPDTPIAEVATLMVDRKLHTIPVVDKGKLVGVIGKEDILRTLLDGPA, encoded by the coding sequence ATGCTTAAGGCCAAGGATATCATGACTCCCAAGCCCATCACCCTGGCGCCCGACGCCGACATCGCCACCGCCGCCCGCACCCTGCTGGACGCGCGCGTCAACGGCCTGCCGGTGGTGGACGCCTCCGGCGCCCTGGTGGGCGTGCTGTGCCAGAGCGACCTGGTGGCCCAGCAGAAGACCCTGCGCCTGCCCTCGGTCTTCACCCTGCTGGACGGGCTGATCCCCCTGTCGTCCACGCGCGACCTGGAGCGCGAGATGGAGCGCATCGCCGCGCTCACCGTGGGCCAGGCCATGAGCCCCGACCCCGTGACCGTGGCGCCCGACACGCCCATCGCCGAGGTGGCGACCCTGATGGTGGACCGCAAGCTCCACACCATCCCCGTGGTGGACAAGGGCAAGCTCGTGGGCGTCATCGGCAAGGAGGACATCCTGCGCACCCTGCTGGACGGCCCGGCCTAG
- a CDS encoding NAD(P)H-hydrate dehydratase encodes MTCRIPHALPLPLPAEMAAWDRAAIHEFGLRQEVLMENAGRAGAEVALDALGDAPGLRALVLAGGGNNGGDAFVAARHLADAGALVLVLHTAPARRYRGAAAANLRLARRMSLPVACLGARDPEAVALAHFGAAPDLIVDGLLGTGFSGTLRPEAQGWVQAVNRLGREAFVLALDIPSGLDGATGRPCPVAVMADATVCFQAAKLGTALPEAGPWTGELHIEPIGIPGFLLRQAPARCALLTAGTALLAPQPDPLLHKGRAGHVLVVGGSRGLTGAPLLAALGALRGGAGLATVACPGALAAEVRAGCPDVMTLPLGEGHGWSAALAAALAPALGRFDALALGPGLGREPGALAFLEALLELSLPPVLADADALYWLARRPELARRCAVLTPHPGEAARLAGTDTAAIQADRPGAARALAARLGAVVALKGAGTVLAEPGGAAWLAPFAVPALAVAGSGDVLAGLTASLLARGLPPAEAACLGVYWHGLAGEAVQARAPLRGALASEIAAALPRALLSAFDDFPQSMPTTLTPEDDPDA; translated from the coding sequence GTGACCTGCCGCATCCCCCACGCCCTGCCCCTGCCCCTGCCCGCCGAAATGGCCGCCTGGGACCGCGCGGCCATCCACGAGTTCGGCCTGCGCCAGGAAGTGCTCATGGAAAATGCGGGGCGCGCCGGGGCCGAAGTGGCCCTGGACGCCCTGGGCGACGCCCCGGGCCTGCGGGCCCTGGTGCTGGCAGGCGGCGGCAACAACGGCGGCGACGCCTTCGTGGCCGCGCGGCACCTGGCCGACGCCGGGGCGCTGGTGCTGGTGCTGCATACCGCGCCCGCCCGGCGCTACAGGGGCGCGGCGGCGGCCAACCTGCGCCTGGCCCGGCGCATGAGCCTGCCCGTGGCCTGCCTGGGCGCGCGCGACCCCGAGGCCGTGGCCCTGGCCCACTTCGGGGCCGCCCCGGACCTCATCGTGGACGGCCTGCTGGGCACGGGCTTTTCCGGCACCCTGCGCCCCGAGGCCCAGGGCTGGGTCCAGGCCGTGAACCGCCTGGGCCGCGAGGCCTTCGTCCTGGCCCTGGACATCCCCTCGGGCCTGGACGGCGCCACGGGCCGCCCCTGCCCCGTGGCCGTCATGGCCGACGCCACGGTCTGCTTCCAGGCCGCCAAGCTGGGCACGGCCCTGCCCGAGGCCGGGCCGTGGACGGGCGAACTGCACATCGAACCCATCGGCATCCCCGGGTTTCTCCTGCGCCAGGCCCCGGCGCGCTGCGCCCTGCTGACCGCGGGCACGGCCCTGCTGGCGCCGCAGCCCGACCCGCTGCTGCACAAGGGCCGCGCCGGGCATGTGCTGGTGGTGGGCGGCTCGCGCGGGCTCACGGGGGCGCCGCTGCTGGCGGCCCTGGGCGCCCTGCGCGGCGGGGCCGGGCTGGCCACGGTGGCCTGCCCCGGGGCCCTGGCCGCCGAGGTCCGCGCCGGGTGCCCCGACGTGATGACCCTGCCCCTGGGCGAAGGCCACGGCTGGAGCGCGGCCCTGGCCGCCGCGCTGGCCCCGGCCCTGGGGCGCTTCGACGCCCTGGCCCTGGGCCCGGGCCTGGGCCGCGAGCCCGGCGCCCTGGCGTTTCTTGAAGCACTGCTCGAACTGTCCCTGCCGCCCGTGCTGGCCGACGCCGACGCCCTGTACTGGCTGGCCCGGCGCCCGGAGCTGGCCCGGCGCTGCGCCGTGCTCACCCCGCACCCCGGCGAGGCCGCGCGCCTTGCGGGCACGGACACCGCGGCCATCCAGGCCGACCGCCCCGGCGCGGCCCGGGCCCTGGCTGCGCGCCTGGGCGCAGTGGTGGCCCTCAAGGGCGCGGGCACGGTGCTGGCCGAGCCCGGGGGCGCCGCGTGGCTGGCGCCCTTTGCCGTGCCCGCCCTGGCCGTGGCCGGGTCGGGCGATGTGCTGGCCGGGCTCACGGCCAGCCTGCTGGCCCGGGGCCTGCCCCCTGCCGAGGCCGCCTGCCTGGGCGTGTACTGGCACGGGCTGGCGGGCGAGGCCGTGCAGGCCCGGGCGCCCCTGCGCGGGGCCCTGGCCTCGGAGATCGCCGCCGCCCTGCCCCGGGCCCTGCTTTCGGCCTTTGACGATTTCCCGCAATCCATGCCAACGACGCTCACCCCGGAGGACGACCCCGATGCTTAA
- a CDS encoding holo-[acyl-carrier-protein] synthase, translating to MIVGLGLDVVELERVEATLERFGNRFARRILTPAELEAMPPARAVPYLAARFAAKEAASKALGTGIASGVGFQDMEILRLPSGQPELRLSGGAAARLRALGGARAHVSLTHGRDTAAAVVVLESL from the coding sequence ATGATCGTCGGCCTGGGCCTGGACGTGGTGGAACTGGAGCGGGTGGAGGCGACCCTGGAGCGCTTCGGGAACCGCTTCGCCCGCCGCATCCTGACCCCGGCGGAGCTGGAGGCCATGCCGCCCGCGCGCGCCGTGCCCTACCTCGCCGCGCGCTTCGCCGCCAAGGAGGCCGCTTCCAAGGCCCTGGGCACGGGCATCGCCTCGGGCGTGGGTTTCCAGGACATGGAAATCCTGCGCCTGCCCTCGGGCCAGCCCGAGCTGCGCCTGTCCGGCGGGGCCGCCGCGCGCCTGCGGGCCCTGGGCGGCGCCCGGGCCCACGTCAGCCTGACCCACGGCCGCGACACCGCCGCCGCCGTGGTCGTCCTGGAGAGCCTGTGA
- a CDS encoding pyridoxine 5'-phosphate synthase, whose amino-acid sequence MPSLAVNVDHIATLRQARRGTEPDPVTAALLAELAGAHCIICHLREDRRHIQDRDLDLLRATVQTRLNLEMAATDEMLGICLRTRPDIICLVPEKREELTTEGGLDVAGRTAFIRDYLRPVLDAGIETSLFVDADPRQVEAAAQTGTGYIELHTGHYADAASPAAAKAELERLLAAVAQARDLGLGVNLGHGLNYVNILPFAQVPGINEYSIGHSIIARAAFVGISQAVREMNDIIRTFAA is encoded by the coding sequence ATGCCGTCCCTCGCCGTCAACGTGGACCACATCGCCACCCTGCGCCAGGCCCGCCGGGGCACCGAGCCCGACCCCGTCACCGCCGCCCTGCTGGCCGAGCTGGCCGGGGCGCACTGCATCATCTGCCACCTGCGCGAGGACCGCCGCCACATCCAGGACCGCGACCTCGACCTGCTGCGCGCCACGGTGCAGACGCGCCTGAACCTGGAAATGGCCGCCACCGACGAGATGCTGGGCATCTGCCTGCGCACCCGGCCCGACATCATCTGCCTGGTGCCCGAAAAGCGCGAGGAGCTGACCACCGAGGGCGGGCTGGACGTGGCCGGGCGCACGGCCTTCATCCGCGACTACCTGCGCCCCGTGCTGGACGCGGGCATCGAAACCAGCCTGTTCGTGGACGCCGACCCCCGCCAGGTGGAGGCCGCCGCCCAGACCGGCACCGGATACATCGAGCTGCACACCGGGCACTACGCCGACGCCGCCAGCCCCGCCGCCGCCAAGGCCGAGCTGGAGCGCCTGCTGGCCGCCGTGGCCCAGGCCCGCGACCTGGGCCTGGGGGTCAACCTCGGCCACGGGCTGAACTACGTGAACATCCTGCCCTTCGCCCAGGTTCCCGGCATTAATGAATATTCCATCGGGCACAGCATCATCGCGCGTGCGGCCTTCGTGGGCATCTCCCAGGCCGTGCGGGAAATGAACGACATCATCCGCACCTTCGCCGCCTAG
- a CDS encoding UDP-glucose dehydrogenase family protein, giving the protein MNICIVGTGYVGLVSAACLAEMGNDVRCVDVNPAVVEKLRAGRVHIYEPGLEDLVTRGTREGRLTFTTELAEGLAGARVVFITVGTPSRPDGSCDLSFVHQVARQIGQTMTAPLVVVDKSTVPVGTADQVRELIAAELKARGAAIAFDVVSNPEFLKEGDAVADFMKPDRVVLGTDNEAAAEVMRALYAPFARTRDKLIVMNVRSAEMTKYAANCMLATKISFINEIAGICERVGADVRMVRQGIGSDQRIGYHFIYPGVGYGGSCFPKDVKALINTAREAGVEPQLLAAVDEVNDRQKLAVAKRVERYFADQGGVAGRTLALWGLAFKANTDDIREASSLKTIDYLTNLGMKVRAFDPVAGPNARRELAGNALAEVVDTQYDALAGADALAVVTEWNQFRTPDFERIKAALRAPVLFDGRNLYNPRELADGGFAYFSIGRPDPQ; this is encoded by the coding sequence ATGAATATCTGCATCGTGGGAACCGGATACGTGGGCCTGGTCAGCGCCGCCTGCCTGGCCGAGATGGGCAACGACGTGCGCTGCGTGGACGTGAACCCCGCCGTGGTGGAGAAGCTGCGCGCCGGGCGGGTGCACATCTACGAGCCCGGCCTGGAAGACCTCGTGACCCGGGGCACCCGCGAGGGGCGCCTGACCTTCACCACCGAGCTGGCCGAGGGCCTGGCCGGGGCGCGGGTGGTCTTCATCACCGTGGGCACGCCCAGCCGCCCCGACGGCTCGTGCGACCTGAGCTTCGTGCATCAGGTGGCCCGCCAGATCGGCCAGACCATGACCGCCCCGCTTGTGGTGGTGGACAAGTCCACCGTGCCCGTGGGCACCGCCGACCAGGTGCGCGAGCTCATCGCCGCCGAGCTGAAGGCGCGCGGGGCGGCCATCGCCTTCGACGTGGTCTCCAACCCCGAGTTCCTCAAGGAGGGCGACGCGGTGGCGGACTTCATGAAGCCCGACCGCGTGGTGCTGGGCACGGACAACGAGGCCGCCGCCGAGGTCATGCGCGCGCTCTACGCGCCCTTCGCCCGCACCCGCGACAAGCTCATCGTCATGAACGTGCGCAGCGCGGAGATGACCAAGTACGCCGCCAACTGCATGCTGGCCACCAAGATCTCCTTCATCAACGAGATCGCGGGCATCTGCGAGCGCGTGGGCGCCGACGTGCGCATGGTCCGCCAGGGCATCGGCTCGGACCAGCGCATCGGCTACCATTTCATCTACCCCGGCGTGGGCTACGGCGGCTCCTGCTTCCCCAAGGACGTGAAGGCGCTGATCAACACCGCCCGCGAGGCCGGGGTGGAGCCGCAACTGCTCGCGGCGGTGGACGAGGTCAACGACCGCCAGAAGCTGGCCGTGGCCAAGCGCGTGGAGCGCTACTTCGCGGACCAGGGCGGCGTGGCCGGGCGGACCCTGGCCCTGTGGGGCCTGGCCTTCAAGGCCAATACCGATGACATCCGCGAGGCGTCGTCCCTGAAGACCATCGACTACCTGACGAACCTGGGAATGAAGGTGCGCGCCTTCGACCCAGTGGCGGGCCCCAACGCCCGGCGCGAGCTGGCGGGCAACGCCCTGGCCGAGGTGGTGGACACCCAGTACGACGCCCTGGCGGGCGCCGACGCCCTGGCCGTGGTCACGGAGTGGAACCAGTTCCGCACCCCGGATTTCGAGCGCATCAAGGCCGCCCTGCGCGCGCCGGTGCTCTTCGACGGCCGCAACCTCTACAACCCGCGCGAACTGGCCGACGGCGGCTTCGCCTACTTCAGCATCGGGCGGCCCGACCCGCAGTAG
- a CDS encoding cation:proton antiporter: MGIASDIILVVVAALFGGLVAQRLRQPLVLGYILAGILVSPHTGLVTLSSVHDIELLAEIGVALLLFALGLEFSFEDLKPVRRIALIGTPIQILLVTAMGYGIGRGLGWEWLPSVWLGAMLSLSSTMVILKTLESQGWMGTLSSRVMIGILVVQDLALVPLLIILPQLGTPEGGLSALAWAGFKSALFLGLMVVAGTRVFPWLLGRVARAGSRELFLLTICAIGLGVGYGTYLFGLSFAFGAFVAGMVLSESDFGYQALADILPLRDVFGLLFFASVGMLLDPGFLIDNLGIVLLLTGLVFLGKGTIMAGLTKVFGYGNVIPLAVGLGLFQVGELSFLIARAGLEARAISQDQYSLLLTTTVLTMILTPFTSRLTAPLYALVRRFSGRAPLQTVNLPESELTDHIIIVGHGRIGGLVSRLLARQGIPYVVIESGHRAMVMAKDAGVPVVYGDATQEIVMEAANPEGAKLVLVTPPDFSTARAVVARLTEQHPELPVIVRAAGQEQQLALLEMGVREIIQPEMEAGVEFARQSLLRLGMPPTDVQLLTDELHREMYAALYEGTPGYEAAARMGAARDLLCVHWVRVAPGSPAAGRAIKDLAVRTRTGASIVGVLRPEGFTANIGPDDALHPGDIAAVIGTREQTKAFRALVAPPAGEHQARPAPAPETA, encoded by the coding sequence ATGGGCATCGCATCCGACATCATCCTCGTGGTCGTGGCCGCACTCTTCGGCGGGCTGGTGGCCCAGCGGCTGCGCCAGCCGCTGGTGCTGGGCTACATCCTGGCGGGCATCCTCGTCAGCCCGCACACCGGGCTGGTCACGCTGTCCAGCGTCCACGACATCGAGCTGCTGGCGGAAATCGGCGTGGCCCTGCTGCTCTTCGCCCTGGGCCTGGAATTCTCCTTCGAGGACTTAAAGCCCGTGCGGCGCATCGCGCTCATCGGCACGCCGATCCAGATTCTGCTGGTCACGGCCATGGGCTACGGCATCGGCCGGGGCCTGGGCTGGGAGTGGCTGCCCTCGGTCTGGCTGGGGGCCATGCTGTCCCTGTCCAGCACCATGGTCATCCTGAAGACCCTGGAAAGCCAGGGCTGGATGGGCACCCTGTCCAGCCGGGTCATGATCGGCATCCTTGTGGTCCAGGACCTGGCCCTGGTGCCGCTGCTCATCATCCTGCCCCAGCTCGGCACCCCGGAGGGCGGGCTGTCGGCCCTGGCCTGGGCGGGGTTCAAGTCGGCCCTGTTCCTGGGGCTGATGGTCGTGGCGGGCACGCGGGTCTTCCCGTGGCTGCTGGGCCGGGTGGCCCGGGCAGGCTCGCGCGAGCTGTTCCTGCTGACCATCTGCGCCATCGGCCTGGGCGTGGGCTACGGCACCTACCTCTTCGGCCTGTCCTTCGCCTTCGGGGCCTTCGTGGCCGGCATGGTGCTCAGCGAGTCCGACTTCGGCTATCAGGCCCTGGCGGACATCCTGCCCCTGCGCGACGTATTCGGCCTGCTGTTCTTCGCCTCGGTGGGCATGCTGCTCGACCCCGGCTTCCTGATAGACAATCTGGGTATCGTGCTGCTGCTCACAGGGCTGGTCTTCCTGGGCAAGGGCACCATCATGGCCGGGCTGACCAAGGTCTTCGGCTACGGCAACGTCATTCCCCTGGCCGTGGGCCTGGGGCTGTTCCAGGTGGGCGAGCTGTCCTTCCTCATCGCCCGCGCCGGGCTCGAAGCCAGGGCCATCAGCCAGGACCAGTACTCCCTGCTGCTGACCACCACGGTGCTGACCATGATCCTGACCCCGTTCACCTCGCGGCTGACCGCCCCGCTCTACGCCCTGGTCCGCCGCTTCAGCGGGCGCGCGCCGCTGCAAACCGTCAACCTGCCCGAATCGGAGCTGACCGACCATATCATCATCGTCGGCCACGGGCGCATCGGGGGGCTGGTGTCCCGGCTGCTGGCGCGCCAGGGCATCCCCTACGTGGTCATCGAGTCCGGGCACCGGGCCATGGTCATGGCCAAGGACGCCGGGGTGCCGGTGGTCTACGGCGACGCCACGCAGGAGATCGTCATGGAGGCGGCCAACCCCGAGGGGGCCAAGCTCGTGCTGGTCACCCCGCCGGACTTCTCCACGGCCCGGGCCGTGGTGGCGCGGCTCACGGAGCAGCACCCCGAGCTGCCGGTCATCGTGCGCGCGGCGGGCCAGGAGCAGCAGCTGGCCCTGCTGGAGATGGGCGTGCGCGAGATCATCCAGCCCGAGATGGAAGCCGGGGTGGAATTCGCCCGCCAGAGCCTGTTGCGCCTGGGCATGCCGCCCACGGACGTGCAATTGCTCACCGACGAGCTGCACCGCGAGATGTACGCCGCCCTGTACGAGGGCACCCCCGGCTACGAGGCCGCCGCGCGCATGGGCGCCGCCCGCGACCTGCTCTGCGTGCACTGGGTGCGCGTGGCCCCGGGCAGCCCGGCGGCGGGCCGGGCCATCAAGGACCTGGCCGTGCGCACACGCACCGGGGCCTCCATCGTCGGCGTGCTGCGGCCCGAGGGCTTCACGGCCAACATCGGCCCCGACGACGCCCTGCACCCCGGCGACATCGCCGCCGTCATCGGCACCCGCGAGCAGACCAAGGCCTTCCGCGCCCTGGTCGCCCCGCCCGCCGGGGAGCATCAGGCCCGCCCCGCGCCCGCGCCGGAAACGGCCTGA
- a CDS encoding chemotaxis protein CheW — protein MDQKKKQDAELIQLVTFSIGEEEFGVDILKVQEIIRTMEITRVPKAPDFVEGVINLRGNVIPIIDLRKRFGLETRGHDKHTRIIVIEINNMIVGFVVDSVSEVLRIPANTVEPPPPVVAGLESEYISGVGKLEDRLLILLDLDRLLSGEEKDVLSLV, from the coding sequence ATGGACCAGAAGAAGAAACAGGACGCCGAGCTGATCCAGCTCGTCACGTTCAGCATCGGCGAAGAGGAGTTCGGCGTGGACATCCTCAAGGTGCAGGAGATCATCCGGACCATGGAGATCACCAGGGTCCCCAAGGCACCTGATTTCGTCGAGGGCGTCATCAACCTGCGCGGCAACGTCATTCCCATCATCGACCTGCGCAAGCGGTTCGGCCTGGAGACCAGGGGCCACGACAAGCACACCCGGATCATCGTCATCGAGATCAACAACATGATCGTCGGGTTCGTGGTCGATTCCGTCTCCGAGGTTCTGCGCATACCCGCCAACACGGTGGAACCGCCGCCTCCCGTGGTCGCGGGCCTGGAGTCCGAGTACATCAGCGGCGTGGGCAAGCTCGAGGACCGGCTGCTCATCCTGCTCGACCTGGACCGGCTGCTGTCCGGCGAAGAAAAGGACGTGCTCTCCCTGGTCTAG
- the mfd gene encoding transcription-repair coupling factor produces MIFPPALRQFVEPDTVSRAASGRGPRSVRVYKSGPGTQASVAAGLLAGGRSVVVVVPGTRELLQLKALLELLTPGGGREFPDSPWVVFPPYPVQSSDPSRWAARWAALYGLASGQGPRGVLLTVDNLLPRWPARDVLDTHHLRLAKGEEVLAESILEQLALWGYQRAPVVSRPGEMAMRGDILDVFAPGYARPLRLELFGDVLEDLRTFDPDTQRSRTDLTEAVILPAAPAVLTPALCETAREGWRKLRGVGELPAQAEQDLLRRLDGLRGDIRPGLFYGARATALGRWLPQGAVYLLCGAGNLRTRVDELEWAWSGRLDEEAERQGWKAPRAQVLESAERARGTWMDAEQIHFEDLTIGEKKDGVELPEKELHAFEDLFWKPAERDRPWHALLDALKRWARERPQVVLSFRTEQSRKKFLALAGQEGVAPATALHPGDKGLFALVSPLRGGVELAWNQALFLSEDVLQPVRGERAAGVDRDFKGLRTYEELTPGDLLVHRDWGLARFEGLHRLELGGVGNDYLLLVYSGEDKLYLPVDRLDVVQRYKGPEGASPVLDKLGGPAWARSKSKARKAIEKIAGELVEMYAYRRIAKGYAYDPPDDMYAEFEASFGFEETPDQDRAIRDVMADMDRPEPMDRLVCGDVGFGKTEVALRASFRAAMAGRQVALLCPTTVLAEQHFLNFQRRLEGYPIHVAMLSRFVPPARQKTILAAAARGEVDILIGTHRLLSRDVDLPRLGLLILDEEQRFGVKHKERLKQMRKDIDVLALTATPIPRTLQLSLSGLRGLSVMETPPLDRKPVLTSLLEREKGPLKTILEREIARQGQVFWVHNRVQSLPRVVEFVRELAPEARIGMAHGQMPERDLEAAIHKFWHGELDILVCTAIIESGLDFPRANTLVVDNAQHFGLGQLYQLRGRVGRSSRQAYAYFVIPSLDGLPELSRKRLQVVLDMDYLGAGFQVAMEDLRLRGAGNILGEVQSGTMAKVGLDMFLEMLEEEVRRQRGEQLVQDTSPELNILFEAHIPEAYVPDTRERLRYYKALSSARDGAALDDLALEMRDRFGALPAAVERFVAVLRLKRLLGRLHVAKAEVAPGRIVLSWAEGATAVPPEAMVVWVQRHADAARLLPPGRLELRVDAGSGVRRALEAMRKTLTGLAPGATTPETSDHVDN; encoded by the coding sequence GTGATTTTTCCTCCCGCCCTGCGTCAATTCGTCGAGCCCGACACCGTGTCCCGGGCGGCGTCGGGCCGTGGCCCGCGCAGCGTGCGGGTCTACAAGTCCGGCCCCGGAACCCAGGCCAGCGTTGCCGCCGGGCTGCTGGCCGGCGGGCGCAGCGTGGTCGTGGTCGTGCCCGGCACGCGCGAGCTGCTGCAACTCAAGGCCCTGCTGGAGCTGTTGACCCCCGGCGGGGGCCGCGAGTTCCCCGATTCGCCCTGGGTGGTCTTTCCGCCCTATCCCGTGCAGTCGTCGGACCCCTCGCGCTGGGCCGCGCGCTGGGCCGCCCTCTACGGGCTGGCCTCGGGCCAGGGCCCGCGCGGCGTGCTGCTCACCGTGGACAACCTGCTGCCCCGCTGGCCCGCCCGCGACGTGCTGGATACGCACCACCTGCGCCTGGCCAAGGGCGAGGAGGTCCTGGCCGAATCCATCCTGGAGCAGCTCGCCCTGTGGGGCTACCAGCGGGCGCCCGTGGTTTCGCGGCCCGGCGAGATGGCCATGCGCGGCGACATCCTCGACGTGTTCGCCCCGGGCTACGCCCGGCCCCTGCGCCTGGAGCTGTTCGGCGACGTGCTCGAGGACCTGCGCACCTTCGACCCCGACACCCAGCGCTCGCGCACGGACCTGACCGAGGCCGTGATCCTGCCCGCCGCCCCCGCCGTGCTCACCCCCGCGCTGTGCGAGACGGCCCGCGAGGGCTGGCGCAAGCTGCGCGGGGTGGGCGAGCTGCCCGCCCAGGCCGAGCAGGACCTGCTGCGCAGGCTCGACGGCCTGCGCGGCGACATCCGCCCCGGGCTGTTCTATGGCGCGCGGGCCACGGCCCTGGGCCGCTGGCTGCCCCAGGGCGCGGTGTACCTGCTGTGCGGCGCGGGCAACCTGCGCACGCGGGTGGACGAGCTGGAATGGGCCTGGAGCGGGCGCCTGGACGAGGAGGCCGAGCGCCAGGGCTGGAAGGCGCCCCGGGCCCAGGTGCTGGAAAGCGCCGAGCGCGCCAGGGGCACCTGGATGGACGCCGAGCAGATCCATTTCGAGGACCTGACCATCGGCGAGAAGAAGGACGGCGTGGAACTGCCCGAAAAGGAGCTGCACGCCTTCGAGGACCTGTTCTGGAAGCCCGCCGAGCGCGACCGCCCGTGGCACGCCCTGCTGGACGCCCTGAAACGCTGGGCCCGCGAGCGCCCGCAGGTGGTCTTGAGCTTCCGCACCGAACAGTCGCGTAAGAAATTTCTGGCCCTGGCCGGGCAGGAGGGCGTGGCGCCCGCCACGGCCCTGCACCCCGGCGACAAGGGGCTTTTCGCCCTGGTGTCGCCCCTGCGCGGCGGGGTGGAGCTGGCCTGGAACCAGGCGCTGTTCCTCTCCGAGGACGTGCTCCAGCCCGTGCGCGGCGAGCGCGCCGCCGGGGTGGACCGCGACTTCAAGGGCCTGCGCACCTACGAGGAGCTGACCCCCGGCGATCTGCTGGTGCACCGCGACTGGGGCCTGGCGCGCTTCGAGGGCCTGCACCGCCTGGAGCTGGGCGGGGTGGGCAACGACTACCTTTTGCTGGTCTACTCCGGCGAGGACAAGCTCTACCTGCCCGTGGACCGGCTGGACGTGGTCCAGCGCTACAAGGGCCCCGAGGGCGCGAGCCCCGTGCTGGACAAGCTCGGCGGCCCGGCCTGGGCGCGCTCCAAGTCCAAGGCCCGCAAGGCCATCGAGAAGATCGCCGGGGAGCTGGTGGAGATGTACGCCTACCGGCGCATCGCCAAGGGCTACGCCTACGACCCGCCCGACGACATGTACGCCGAGTTCGAGGCCAGCTTCGGCTTCGAGGAGACCCCGGACCAGGACCGGGCCATCCGCGACGTGATGGCCGACATGGACCGCCCCGAGCCCATGGACCGCCTGGTGTGCGGCGACGTGGGCTTCGGCAAGACCGAGGTCGCCCTGCGCGCGTCCTTCCGGGCGGCCATGGCCGGGCGGCAGGTGGCGCTGCTCTGCCCGACCACCGTGCTGGCCGAGCAGCATTTCCTGAACTTCCAGCGCCGCCTGGAGGGCTATCCCATCCATGTGGCCATGCTCAGCCGCTTCGTGCCCCCGGCGCGCCAGAAGACCATCCTGGCCGCCGCCGCGCGCGGCGAGGTGGACATCCTCATCGGCACCCACCGCCTGCTCTCGCGCGATGTGGACCTGCCGCGCCTGGGCCTGCTCATCCTCGACGAGGAGCAGCGCTTCGGCGTGAAGCACAAGGAGCGCCTGAAGCAGATGCGCAAGGATATCGACGTGCTGGCGCTGACGGCCACGCCCATCCCGCGCACGCTGCAACTGTCGCTGTCCGGCCTGCGGGGGCTGTCGGTGATGGAGACCCCGCCCCTGGACCGCAAGCCCGTGCTGACCTCGCTGCTGGAGCGCGAGAAGGGCCCGCTCAAGACCATCCTGGAGCGCGAGATCGCCCGCCAGGGGCAGGTGTTCTGGGTCCACAACCGCGTGCAGAGCCTGCCGCGGGTGGTGGAGTTCGTGCGCGAGCTGGCCCCGGAGGCGCGCATCGGCATGGCCCACGGCCAGATGCCCGAGCGCGATCTCGAGGCGGCCATCCACAAGTTCTGGCACGGCGAGCTGGACATCCTGGTCTGCACGGCGATCATCGAGTCGGGCCTGGATTTCCCGCGCGCCAACACCCTGGTGGTGGACAACGCCCAGCACTTCGGCCTGGGCCAGCTCTATCAGCTGCGCGGCCGGGTGGGGCGCAGCTCGCGCCAGGCCTACGCCTACTTCGTGATCCCCTCCCTGGACGGGCTGCCCGAGCTGTCGCGCAAGCGGCTGCAGGTCGTGCTGGACATGGACTACCTGGGCGCGGGCTTCCAGGTGGCCATGGAGGACCTGCGCCTGCGCGGGGCGGGCAACATCCTGGGCGAGGTCCAGTCGGGCACCATGGCCAAGGTCGGCCTGGACATGTTCCTGGAGATGCTCGAGGAGGAGGTCCGCCGCCAGCGCGGCGAGCAGCTGGTGCAGGACACCAGCCCCGAGCTGAACATCCTGTTCGAGGCGCACATCCCCGAGGCCTACGTGCCCGACACCCGCGAGCGGCTGCGCTACTACAAGGCCCTCTCCTCGGCGCGCGACGGCGCGGCCCTGGACGATCTGGCCCTGGAGATGCGCGACCGCTTCGGGGCCCTGCCCGCCGCCGTGGAGCGTTTCGTGGCCGTCTTGCGCCTCAAGCGCCTGCTGGGGCGCCTGCATGTGGCCAAGGCCGAGGTGGCCCCGGGGCGCATCGTGCTCTCGTGGGCCGAAGGCGCCACGGCGGTGCCGCCCGAGGCCATGGTGGTCTGGGTGCAGCGCCACGCCGACGCCGCGCGGCTGCTGCCCCCGGGGCGGCTGGAGCTGCGCGTGGATGCGGGCTCCGGGGTGCGCCGGGCCCTGGAGGCCATGCGAAAGACGTTGACCGGTCTGGCCCCCGGGGCTACAACACCCGAAACCTCAGATCACGTGGACAACTAA